The genomic interval CCAGCACGGAGAGCCGCTCGGCATAGTCGGGCCCGTACGTGAGGCCGCGCCGCTCGAAGAAGATGCGGTCGACCTCCTTCCAGATGCCCGAGCTTTCGGCGAGCGTCCCGTCGAAGTCGAGGATGACCGCCTCGATGCCGGCTGCCCGCAGGTTTGCGGGCCGCAGGTCGCCGAGCGAGAGGGGGCGCATGTCTCCTGTCGTGCTGCTCATGGGGCTCCATCGGGTCGGGGCGAGCCGTTTGGGGCGCCGGCTTCTCGCGGGGCGTCGCCCGGCGCGTCGGGACACCATGGTATCAGGCGGGCGGTAGTGTGCGGGCGGCTGATTTGCTCTATCTTGGGAGAGATGAGACTATGCGATGTGGCATTCGGCCCACCTCTCAAGAGGGCTTGGGACCCGTCTGCCGCTCTCGCCCGATTGTGGAAAGGACGCACCATGAGCTGCGAACACGCGCAGAACGACGCTCCGACTGCCGTCATCGGTCCCGACAACGCCATCGCTCAGGTCCTGCCCGACATGCCGTCGCGCCAGGAGGTCATCGCCGAGATTGCCCGTCGCTGGCATCCGAGCCCGGCAGTCGAGACCATTCCCGTCGACGCCGCACTTGGCCGCGTCCTGGCGCGCGACGTCACGGCCGCCTTCGACTTCCCTCCAGCCCAGACATCGGGACGCGACGGCATCGCCGTGCGCTTCGACGACTTCGCGAACGGCATCCCCGACACTTCCGCCTGGGTGCGCGACCGGGACTATGCCACGGCTGACACCGGCGACGACGTGCCTGACGCTTTCGACACGGTCATCCAGGTTGAGGACCTGGTCTTCGCCGGCGCCACCGGCCTCAAGGACGGCGGCACGCCTGGCGGCCACAGCTTCGAGGACGGCTTTGCGATCTCCGTGGCGCCCGAGCAGCGTGGCCAGCACGTCAACGCCGCAGGCTCGGCTTTCCGCGCCGGCGATGTCATCGTCCCCACGGGCGTGCGCCTGACGCCTGAGCGCCTGTCGGCCGCTGTCGCCTGCGGCGCTACCCAGCTCGACGTTCTCGCACGCCCGCGCGTCGGCATCATCCCGACGGGCGACGAGCTCGTGCCCGCTGGCACGACGCCCGGGCGCGGCAAGACCGTCAACTCGAACGCTACGCTGCTCGCGGCCTACGTGCGCCTGCTCGGCGGCGAGCCCGTCGTTCACGACATCGTGCTCGACCGCCATGACCTGCTTGCCGAGGCGGTGGACGAGGCCCTGGCCTGCTGCGACATCGTGCTCGTCAATGCCGGCTCCTCCAAGGGCAGCGAGGACTGCGGGCCGCTCGTGCTTGCCGAGCGTGCCGAGTGCGTCATCCACCACAGCCAGCGCTGCGCTCCTGGCAAGCCCGCGATGTCGGCCCTGACGCCGGCCGGCCAGGTCATGTGCGTTATCCCCGGGCCTCCCATCGCCTGCGACTCCGCGATGCACTGGCTCGTGTTCTCGCTCGTGGCCCAGTGGTTCGGCCTCGACGCCCACGAGCGCCTGGCGAAGGCCGTTGTCGAGCAGGACATGCCGGCCAAGCCGTTCGAGGTCTGGCGTCGCTGCACGCTCGAGCGCGGGGAGGACGGCCGTCTCACGGCGCACCTCATGCCGATGGGCGGGGCGCCGGTGCTCGGACGCGCTGACGGCGTTCTGCGCACGCCGACCGTTGAGGACTACCACGCCGGCGACGAGGTGGACGTCCTGCTGCTCGACGACGGCTTCTCTTTGTAGGATTCGCCTGCTGCCCACCGGATCGGCGTGGCCTTTTCGAGGCTGTTAACCGTTTGGTACGCATGGGGCGCTACACTGCCCACGATGTATTGCACCCGATGTCGGGCCGTCCCGCTCCCGGGCGAGGTGGCCCGCACGACGACAAGGAGGCTTCTGCACATGGTTGACGAAGCGCTGCTCAAGGAGGTCGACGCCTACATCGACGAGGTGTGGCCCGACGTCCTCGACGACATGGCCGCCCTCATCAAGCACGACAGCGTCGCTGACGAGAAGAAGGCCGAGGAGGGCGCGCCGTTCGGCCCCGCCGCCCACGAGGCGCTGCTCTGCGGCCTGGGCATCGCCGAGAAGCTCGGCCTCGAGCCGCACGATTTCAAGGGCTACATGGGCTACGCCGACCTCAAGGGCGCCTCTGACAAGCAGATCGCCACGATCGCCCACGTCGACATCGTGCCCGTGGGCACCGGCTGGACGACCGACCCCTTCACGCTGACGAAGAAGGACGGCTACCTGCTGGGCCGCGGCGTCCTCGACGACAAGGGCCCGGCTGTCCTGACGCTGTATGCCGCCCACTTCTTCGCGCGCCGCGGCGAGCAGCTTCCCTACACGCTGCGCTGCATGCTCGGCAGCGACGAGGAAGTCGGCATGAGCGATATCAAGCACTACCTCGCCGAGAACCCCGAGCCGGACTTCCTGTTCACGCCCGACGCGGAGTTCCCCGTGTGCTGCGGCGAGAAGGGCCACTTCGGCGCGACGTTCACCTCGCCCAAGTTCACGAACGGCAACGTCGTAAAGTTCCAGGGCGGCACCGTCTCCAACGCCATCCCTGGTGAGGCGTCCATCACGCTGCGCGCCGACGCCTCTGCGCTGCCTGCGGCCGAGGGTATCGACATCGCCGCGGGCCCCAAGGGCACGGCCATCCTCGTCGCCCACGGCAAGGGCGGCCACGCCTCCCTGCCTGCGGGGACGAAGAACGCCATCGGCATGCTCGTCGACTACGTGCGCGCCAATGACTTGCTCGCTGACGAGGAGAAGCCGTTCTTCGAGCTGATGGCGGCCATCCACGGCTCGACGGACGGCTCGACGCTGGGCATCGCGGCAACGGACGACGTGTTCGAGCCGCTGACGTGCATCGGCGGTACCGTCTCGATGCGCTGTGGCAAGATCTCGCAGACGATCGACTCGCGCTATCCCAAGTCCATCACGTCGGACGAGATCGGCGAGCGCGTTACGAAGCTGGCGCAGGAGTGGGGCGCTACCGTCAAGATCGGCCGTTGCTCCGTGCCGTTCTTCATCGACCCCGACTCCGAGTGCGTCAAGGTGCTCATCGACTGCTACAACGAGGTGACCGGCAAGGACGCCAAGCCGTTCACGATCGGCGGCGGCACGTACGCGCGCAACTTCAAGAACGCCGTCAGCTTTGGCCCCGAGGAGCCCAGCGAGAAGAACCCCGACTGGGTCGGCATCATGCACGGCCCGGACGAGGGCGTGAGCGAGGAGCTCATGCGCCGCTCGCTCAAGATCTACATCCTGGCGATCGACAAGCTCATGGGCGTAAAGTTCTAGACGAGCCGCACATCTGAGGCACCCGACGCCGCGAAATCTCGCATGAGGTTTCGCGGCGTCTTTTTTAGATGCCCTCAGTTATTTTTTGATATGGCGAGATTGTTCTGATGGTAGCTGTCATCCCTTTGCGCAGATCACGGCGAGGGCTGAGGCGTAATCTACGCCGTTAACCTTGCGGCTAAGTGGGCTATGCGGCCGCGGCGGGGCTCTTCTGCCGGCCTGAGTGGCTGGCGAGCGCGGTGATAGCGGTACGCGAAAGGGAGTGACGTGCAGGCATGGGCGGTGCAGCAACAAACGTGCAGGCAGATACAGGGAGGGCCGCGGAGCTTATCCGGCGCATGGACTCCCTGCGGCCAACGGGAACGCTTCACAAAGTAATGGCGCTGACATGCGGTGGTCTGTTCCTTGACGCCATGGACGTCTATCTGGCCGGCGGCGTCAAGTCGACGCTCGTGGAGACCGGCTTCACGACGAGTGCTCAGGCGGCGGCGTTCCTCTCGGCAGGCTTTCTCGGCCTGTTTCTGGGCGCCCTCATCGCCGGCGTGACGGGCGATCTGCTCGGGCGCAAGAAGGCATTCCAGTACAACCTGCTGCTGTTCGGCATTGCAACGATTCTGGGCGCCTGTGCTCCCAACGCGACGTTCTTCGTTATCATGCGCTTCTTCAGCGGCCTGGGTCTGGGCTCGGAGATCGTGACGAGCTTCGCGATGATCAACGAGTTCGCGCCGGTCAAGCGCCGCGGGCGCTGGTGTGGCGTGGCCTCGGCGATTGCTAACTGTGGCTCGCCGCTCGGGATGTTCCTCTGCCTGCTGTTCATCAGCCTGTGGTCGCCGCTGGGGGATAACTCCTGGCGCCTGGTGTTCGGCGTCATTGGCGTGCTTGCCATCGTCGTGTGCATCGCGCGCCGCGAGATGCCCGAGTCGCCGCGCTGGGCTATCCAGCACGGCAAACTCGACCTCGCCGAGAAGATCATCGCCCAGTGCGAGGCGGAGATGAAGGCCAGGGGCCTCGAGCCCGCGATGGACGTCGTTGAGAAGGCCGAGGTCGTCCAGTCCGACAGGCACCTTGCGCGCAACCTTGCGCTCGCCATCGTCATCACGACGATCGTGTCGCTGTGCCAGTACACGTACACGACGTTTGGCCCCTCCATCCTCAAGGAGGTCGGTCTGGCAACGTCGACGTCGCTGGCCTCGACGACGGTCACGATGCTCGGTGCCCCTCTCGGTGCTCTGTTCGGTGCGCTCATGGTCGAGCGCGTTGGGCGCCGCGTCAGCATCACGGGCGCCTTCCTGTGGGTTGCCGTGTTCGCCGTCGCATATCTCCTTGCCCTTGGCACGATGAGCGTGCAGCTCGTGACCGTGCTCGGCTTTTTGCTGACCATCGGCTTCTACGTGTTGAACGCCACGGTCATCGCCGTGTATGTCAACGAGCTGTTCTCGACGCGCTTCCGCTTCCGCGGGGCGGGCATCGCGAACGGCGTGGCGAAGTCCGTCAACGTGGTCATGCCGTTTGCGGTGACGTGGGTGCTGGCGACGTTTGCGCCGACGGTCATCTTTGGCGCGATGGCTGTCCTCGCCGTGATAGCCGCCGCGCTCATGCTGGCCGTCGGGCCGGAGACGAAGGCCAAGCGCATCGGGTAGTGCCCGATGGGGCGAGGGTTTCAGGGGCGCGTGCCGTAGTCGGTGCCGTCCAGGACGTGTGCCGGGTGACGCGAGATGCCGTTTGGGCAGGCGTCGTCCGGCACGCTGCGCAGGTAAGGAGGTCTGTGTGGCATGGCGGGAATGAAGATGCTGCTCACTAGGCTGTTCTCGGGTCGCGGTGCCGCCGTAGAGGGCGGAGACGAGGTTGGGACGATGCCCGGCGTGCTCGTGGTGCCTGGCGTGGGTGATGCCCGGGGTAGGCTCGCCGCGCAGAAGGCCGGCTTTCCCGCCGTGTACCTGGCGGGTACGAAAGTTGCCGAGCGCATGCTGGGGGAGGCCGATGAGGGTCTCGTAAGCCCCTCGGAGATGGCGTGGGTGACGAGGCACGTCAAGGAGGCCTCTGGGAGCGTGCCCGTGCTTGCTGACGCCCAGTCGGGCTTTGGCAACCAGCTGACGGCGCACTTCGCGGTTCTGGATCTCGTGCGCGCCGGTGCCGACGGCGTCGTGGTGAGCGACCAGGCGTTCCCTGCGCACACGGACGTCGCGCGGGTGAGCGTGGGTGGTGCGGACGAGTTTGCCGCACGCCTTCGCGCAGCTCGTGACGCCTGCGAAAGCGCCGGAGAGTGCGCGGACCTGGCCCTTGTGGCCAAACTCGACGGCCTGGGCGCTGAAGGCGGATATGACCCCGTCGGTGCTGTCAACCGCGCGATGGACGTGTGCACACGGGGGCTGGCCGATGCCGTGCTTGTGAGCGTCCCCGCCGAGCAGTCGGTGCTTGACCAGTTGGGCGAACTTGTCGGAAGGCTTGGCCTGCCAGTGGGCGCTGCCGTACGCGGGGGAGTCACGGCCCGGGCAGATGAGCTCGTGGCGGCCGCGCGAGATGCGGGCCTGCGCTTCGTGGTGATGCCCAACGTGTGCACGGCGCGCGTTCCCGCGGGCGCGCTGGGTGCCGGGGACGCGGCCCTTTTGCTGTCGGATCCGGACGAGGCGTCCCGCTGTGGTGGCACAGGTGCGAAAGGCCCGGCAGATGCTCCGACCGCCCCGAACATCGTCTTGGGCCGCGACCCGAGCGACGCCGACAAGCCCGCGCGCATGCGCGCTGCGTTCAGGAAGATGTGCTTCTCAGGCGATCTCGTGCGCATGGTCGTCGCGCCGGACGCGCTGGCGGCGCGCATTGCCGAAAGCGTTGGCTTCAAGGCTATTTTCGCCGCGGGCTATGCCACCTCTGCCAGCCGCCTGGCCCTGCCCGACCGAGGCATAGCCGACTTCGGGCTGCTCGCCGACAACGCGCGCGCCATCATCGATGCTGTGGACATCCCTGTCTTCCTTGACGGTGACACCGGCTATGGCGACGAGGCCAACATCGCCCGCATGGTGCGCGTTTACGAGGACATGGGCGCCGCTGGCCTGTTCATCGAGGACCAGGTGTGGCCCAAGCGCTGCGGCCACATGGATGGCAAGGCTGTCGTGAGCCGCGAGGAGGGCGTCGCTCGCGTGGCCGCCGCCGCAGCGGCCCGTCGACACGATGACTTCCTCATCATGTCACGTACGGACGCCTACGCGAGCTATGGGCTGGACGAGGCTATCGAGCGTACGAAGGCGTATCATGAGGCAGGTGCTGACCTGTGCTTCATCGAGGCGCCCAAGACCGTCGAGGACATGTGCCGCATCCCCCAGCTCTTCCATGATGCACCCCTGATGGCCAATATGATAGAAAGCGGCAAGACGCCGCTGATGAGCGACGAGGAGATTCACGAGGCCGGCTTCACGATCGCCGTCCATCCCTGCGGGGTCGTCTACACAGAGGCGTTCGCCGAGCATCGCCTGCTGTCGGACATGGTGCGCTCCGGCGGAGACATGCAGGCCGATATAGACCAGATGATCACGTTTCCGCAGTTCAACGAGTTCGTGGGGCTCGACAAGATTAACGCGATGGAGCGGAGCTACGCCCAGGGGGAGTAACTGGGCGCAGGCCGAACCCGTGGCGCCGGGGTATATGCGAAACGCGCGTGATATGCACGAACGAGAACGGCCCCTCATTGCTGTGGTTGAGGCGATGCGGGGCCGCTGCGTGACGAGTCGACGAGGTGCTGGAACGTGAAGTTGTCGGCGCTGCGCCAGTTCGGGTCGGTGATGTCCTTGTGGCTTGCGCCGTCGTTCTAAGGTCTGCGTGATCTTTCTTGGCCCGAGCGACCTTCTGTGCATGGCGGCAGGTCGCTCGGGCCGTTTTTGTGTCGGGGTTTGCCAACCCTAGATGCGGTGGATGAACAGACCGCTGCGGAGCTTTGGCTCGAACCAGGTGGACTTGGGTGGCATGAGCAGGCCGGCGTCAGCGACGGCGAGCAGCTCGTCCATGCTCGTGGGGCGCATCGAGAACGCGACGCCTCCCGTCTCGGTGGCGCGGCGCTCGAGCTCGCCGAGGCCGCGGATGCCGCCGACGAAGGCGATGCGCTCGCTCGTGCGGGGATCGTCGATGCCCAGTACCGGCCCGAGCAGACGCTCCTGCAAGATGGAGACGTCGAGGCTCGCGACGGGGTCGGCCGCCTCCTTGGCGCCCAGCTCGGGTGCGTAGATGCGCCACCAGTTGCCGGCGAGGAACATGCCGACCGTACCCTTGGCGTCGGAGTCGCCCGGCTGCACGGGGTCGTCACTGGCCTGCACGGTGAACCCGTCGGTGCAGATGTCGGCCAGGAAGCGCTCGGGCGTGCGTGGCGCTCCCGTGACGACGTCGGTCCCCAGGTCGCGCACGACACGGTTGTACGGCAGGATGGCGAGCTGGTCAGCCGGGAACAGCACGCTCATGAAAAAGTTGAACGGCTCTTCGCCCGTGAGCTGCCGCCCGGCCGCCTGGGCAGCCTCGCGTCGCGCGATGCCCACCTTGACGGCGGAGGCGGCGCGATGATGCCCATCGGCGATGTAGGCGCACGGAACCTCGGCAAACGCCGCGCGGATGGCCTCGACTTCTGCCGGGTCAGCTACGCGCCAGACGGTGTGGCGCACGCCGTCGTCGGCCTCGAAGTCGTAGAGCGGTGCCTCGGAGCAGGCCCGCGCCGCGAGCGCGTCCAGCTCCGGTGTCGGACGGAACGCCAGGAAGATGGGACCGGTCTGCGCATCGAGCGCCTCGATGTGCCGGATGCGGTCGAGCTCCTTCTCGGCGCGCGTGTTCTCGTGGCGCTTGATGGTTCCGTCGAGATACTCGTCTATGGCGCAGCAGCTCACGAAGCCCGTCTGCGCATGCTCTCCCATCGTCAGTCGATAGAGGTAGTAGCAGGGTGCCTCGTCATCGACGAACGTCCCGTCCTCGACGCGAGCATCAAGCAGCTCGCGCGCCTTGGCGTACACCTCAGGCGCGTACATGTCTTGCTCGGGCGGGAACTGCGTCTCGGGCCGATCGATGTTCAGAAACGACAGCGGGTGCCCCTCGACGGCGGCCGCGGCCTCCTCGCGGTCATACACGTCATACGGCAACGCCGCGACCTCGCCCGCCACCCTCGCGGCCGGCCTCACGCACGCAAACGGACGAGCCTCCATAGGAATCTCCCTTATTTCCGAAGGGGCGCCCTGCCCCCAAAAGAACGATGTCGGTTAGTGCTCCCGTAATCTTACCCTGCTCTTTTCCCTCGATTGTCACGTGAGGGCAAGCCCTCTGACACGGCAAGGAACTCCTGTGCCCATGCGCCTGCTCTTTTCCGCCCGCGAGCGCAGCGAGAGAGACCCCGAGACGCCCCCAACCCGGCCCTGCCCTTCCTCCGTCCTCCGTGCGCCCGCAGGTAGAGGCCCCGCAGCGCAGCGCCCGGGGCCGCCCTCCCGGTGCCCGCGCTGGGCTCGGCCCTATGCCTCGGGCGCAGTTCTGCAGTGCTCGGGGCGGTCGGGGTGGCCGGCTCTTCTCCCGTATGTCCATCCCGACCGCCCCGAGCGGGACGAAGCTGTTTGAGCACCGAGGCATAGGGCCGAGCCCCCTACGCGACGCCCCCAACCCAGGCCAGCCCAAGGAAGCCTCCCAAGAGGGGCACCCTCCTACCTGATGACGCGCACCCTCCACATGCCGTCGATCCCCTTGAGCTTCTCGATCGCCGCTTCGTCGAGCTCCTCGTCCGTGTCGAACAGCGTGTACGCGTTCTCGCCGGCCGCGTCGTTGGCCATGCGTTGGATGTTGACGTGCGCCTCGGCGAGCACGGCCGTGAGCTGGCCGATCATGTTCGGAACGTTGGCGTGCAGTGCGGCGATGCGGCAGGCCCCGCGGCAGACGCCCAGGTTGACGGCCGGGTAGTTGACCGAGTTCGTGATGTTGCCGTTCTCCAGGTAGTCGCGCAGCTGATCGAGGGCCATGTGCGCGCAGTTCTCCTCGGCTTCGGCCGTGCCGGCGCCGGCGTGGGGCGTCACGATCGTGTTGGGCATCTTCATGACGCCGGGCGTGGCGAAGTCCGTGACGTAGAGGCGCACCTTGCCGCTCGCGAGCGCGTCGGCGATGGCCTGCTCCTGCACGAGCGTCTCGCGCGAGTAGTTGAAGAACGTGATGCCGTCCTTCATCTCGGCAAACTGCTCGGGCCCGATCATGCCCACCGTGTCGGGTTCGCTCGGCACGTGGATCGTGATGTAGTCGCACTCGCGGCACAGCTCGTCGAGATCGTCGACGCGCTGGACCTGGCCCGAGAGCGCCCAGGCGTCCTTGACCGCGATGTAGGGGTCGTAGCCGTATACGGTCATGCCGAGGTCCACGAGGGCGTTTGCCACCTTGGAGCCGACGTTGCCCAGGCCGATGACGCCGACGGTCTTGCCCTTGATCTCCCAGCCGACGAACGCCTTCTTGGCCTTTTCGACGTCCTTGTAGATATCGGGGTCATCCGCGTGGTCACGGCACCACTTGATGCCGCCGAGCACGTCGCGGCTGGCCAGCAGGAACATGCAGACCATGAGCTCCTTGACGGCGTTGCTGTTCGCGCCGGGCGTGTTGAACACGACGACGCCCTGCTGGGCAAAGCGCTCGATCGGAATGTTGTTGAAGCCGGCGCCGGCACGGGCGACGGCGCAGATGCCCTCGGGCAGCTCCATGTCGTGCATGCTCGAGCTGCGGATGAGGATGGCGTCGGCGGCGTTGACGTCGTCGACGAGCTGCAGGTTCTCGCCCAGGTCGGTGAGGCCCCTCTTCGTGATGTTGTCGATGGTCTTCACAAGGTGCATGGTGGTGTCCTTTCGGGCTAGCTTCTCGAGGTGCCGAGAGCGCGTGGGGGAGGGTAAACGACGCGTGGGGCACCCGCCCTTAGCGAATGTCCCACGGAAGGAGGCGCCGGTGCCGTGCCTGCGCGGGGTTGCCGTGCCGAGAAGGCGCGGGCGTCGCGGGCCGGGGCACCGGCTAGATAGACTGAGAGGAAGACGAGCAGGAAGGATTCTCGTGCTGGCTCTCGCCGGCATGCTCCTTCTCGAACGCGTCCATATAGCTGACGAGCTGGCGCACGCCGTCAAGCGCGACGGCGTTATAGAGGCTCGCGCGCATGCCGCCGACGCTGCGGTGGCCCTTGAGGCCCGTCATGCCCTGCTGGGCGGCGCCGGCCACGAAGGCGGCGTCGAGTTCGGCGTTGCCGGTCGTGAACGTCACGTTCATGAATGAGCGACTCCCGCGCTGGGCCGTGCCGTGGAAGAGCGCGCTGGCGTCGAGGCGGTCGTAGAGCAGCGCTGCCTTCTCGTGGTTGCGGGCGCCGATCTCCTCGAGGCCGCCCTGTTCGCGCAGCCACTTGAAGACGAGACCGCACACGTAGATGTTCCAGCACGGAGGCGTGTTGTACAGCGAGCCGTTCTTGGCAGCGACCTGGTAGGAGAGCACGGTGGGGCAGATGGGCAGCGGCTCGGTCACGAGGTCGTCGCGCACGACGACGATGACGACGCCGGCGGGACCCACGTTTTTCTGCACGCCGCCATAGAACAGACCGTAGCGCGTGACGTCCATGGGCTCGGACAGCAGACACGAGCTGACGTCGGCCACGAGGGGAGTGCCGCCTGTGTCGGGAAGCTCGCGGAAGGCCGTGCCGTTGACGGTCTCGTTCTGGCAGAGGTAGACGTAGTCGGCGCCGGTGTCCAGGGTCAGGCTGGCGCAGTCGGGGATGCGGTCGTAGCCGGTGTCCTTTGACGTTGCGACGATGCGGGCCTCGCCGTACTTGGCGGCCTCCTCCTGAGCCTTGAGCGCCCAGCGGCCCGAAACGATGTAGTCTGCAACGCCGTGGCGCATGAGGTTGAGGGGGACGGCGGCGAACTGGCCCGTACCACCGCCCTGCATGAACAGGACGCGGTAGGTGTCCGGTATGCCTGCCAGCACGCGCAGGTCGGCCTCGGCTGTCTCGATGATGTCCTTGAAGGCGGCGCTGCGGTGGCTCATCTCCATGACGGACATGCCGCAGCCGTGGTAGTCGAGCATCTCGGAGGCGGCGGTGCGCAACACACTTTCGGGCAGAGCCGCGGGCCCCGCATTGAAGTTGACGATGCGCATGCAAGCCACCTCCTCTCACGTGCTGCCCAGGCGTGTGCCCGGGCGAGGCAGGAACGTTGCTCGCGTACTCTAGCACGATAAAGTATGCCAGGGAAGTGTCCGCGGGTGCGGAGCGCGGCCTCCACGTAATGCGAAAAGTCGGGCGGTGCACTTTGGCCCGCGAACGGAGGCGCTGAGGTCTTACTCGCGAGTGGGGTGATCGGCCGATGACCCTGCCGGGCGCGGCCCCTCTGTACGCCGAGCGGGGAAAACTGGCCAGGAATCCGAGCCGTGTATGGCCTCTTCTCCGCGAGACGGGACAGAGGGCCGCATCCCTCCAGGCTACCGCTGCTCCCGACGTCGGACGAGGCGGCGTGGGCCTGTGGGGGCATACACGACCCGGATTCTCGTCCAGATTCGACGCCTTCCCGTGCGAAGAGGCGTCGGCGACTGCTGTCGCGGGCGCCTGCGGAGCGGCGATGGCGTGTGGGCGGCAGTTTCTCGGGCTGGGGATCGCTCGCTTTGTCGGGGGACGCGTCGCCTCCCGGGCGTGGCGGCCATGATCCGCAGGCGCCTGCGCACGAGCCCTCACCTGCGCCAATACTAAAGCGCGGCCCCGCGTCATCGGGCGAGCCAGACGACGCGGGGCCGCGTGCGTGCCGCCAGCCTACAAAGGCCGGTCGAGACTTACTTGTGATCGGCGACGAGCGTGTCGGCGGAGAGCTTGCCGAACACGACGGTGTCGACAACCGCGTTGCCGCCGAGGCGGTTGCCACCGTGAATGCCGCCCGTGACCTCGCCGGCTGCGTACAGGCCCGCGATCGGGGCACCGGACTCGTCGAGGACACGAGCCTCCGTGTCGATCGTCAGGCCGCCCATCGTGTGGTGCACGCACGCCTGGCGTCCCGTCACCACCCACGGGCCGTTCTCGAGCTTCGTGGAGAACAGCGTGCGCCCGAACTCGTCGCTACCCGCGTCGACGGCGGCGTTGAACGCATCAACGGTTGCTTGCAGCGTCGCTGGATCCATCTCGAGCTTGCCGGCCAGGCCCTCGAGCGTGTCGTCCCACACGATGTAGCCGTTCTCCTCGAGATACTGGAACGAGAAACCGTCGGCGCTCTGCCACTCGGGGCTCTTGATGTCGACGTAGCCCGCACCGTCGCCGGACTCAAGCATGTAGAAGTAGGCGCCGGGCTGCTCGATGACTGCGAGGCAGATCTGGTCGCG from Coriobacteriia bacterium carries:
- the serC gene encoding 3-phosphoserine/phosphohydroxythreonine transaminase; the encoded protein is MRIVNFNAGPAALPESVLRTAASEMLDYHGCGMSVMEMSHRSAAFKDIIETAEADLRVLAGIPDTYRVLFMQGGGTGQFAAVPLNLMRHGVADYIVSGRWALKAQEEAAKYGEARIVATSKDTGYDRIPDCASLTLDTGADYVYLCQNETVNGTAFRELPDTGGTPLVADVSSCLLSEPMDVTRYGLFYGGVQKNVGPAGVVIVVVRDDLVTEPLPICPTVLSYQVAAKNGSLYNTPPCWNIYVCGLVFKWLREQGGLEEIGARNHEKAALLYDRLDASALFHGTAQRGSRSFMNVTFTTGNAELDAAFVAGAAQQGMTGLKGHRSVGGMRASLYNAVALDGVRQLVSYMDAFEKEHAGESQHENPSCSSSSQSI